A stretch of Flavobacterium sp. N1994 DNA encodes these proteins:
- a CDS encoding ATP-grasp domain-containing protein, which yields MIAIHNNTSTDLFHFRWIEYCDKNNIPYKLVNCYDSDIIQQLKGCSTLMWHYHQANPTDIIMAKSLLFSLEQSGVKVFPDFNTAWHFDDKVAQKYLLEALEIDIVPTWVFYNKKTANHWIESASFPKVFKLKGGAGSQNVQLAKTKEDAKSLADKAFGKGFPAYDGWGSIKERFRKWQLGKTSFFDVLKGFARLFNPPRYAKVMGNEMDYLYFQEFIANNDSDIRIVVIDGKAFGIKRMNRENDFRASGSGFILYDKQSIDECFVKAAFEANRKLNAQCIAYDFVLDNENKPLLIEISYGFANGGYDACVGYWDEQLNWYEGSFNPYGWMIDLMLK from the coding sequence ATGATAGCTATCCACAACAATACAAGTACTGATTTATTCCATTTTAGATGGATTGAATATTGCGATAAAAACAACATCCCGTATAAGTTGGTTAATTGTTATGATAGCGATATCATTCAGCAATTAAAAGGGTGTTCCACTTTAATGTGGCATTATCATCAGGCGAATCCAACGGATATTATCATGGCAAAATCGCTTCTCTTTTCTTTAGAACAGAGTGGGGTAAAAGTTTTCCCTGATTTTAATACAGCATGGCATTTTGACGATAAAGTTGCACAGAAATATTTATTAGAAGCCTTAGAAATTGATATAGTTCCAACCTGGGTTTTCTATAATAAAAAAACAGCTAATCATTGGATTGAATCCGCTTCATTTCCCAAAGTTTTCAAACTAAAAGGAGGAGCAGGTTCTCAAAACGTGCAATTAGCAAAAACAAAAGAGGACGCCAAATCATTGGCCGATAAAGCTTTCGGAAAAGGTTTTCCAGCTTATGATGGTTGGGGAAGTATTAAGGAAAGATTTAGAAAATGGCAGTTAGGTAAAACCAGTTTTTTCGATGTCTTGAAAGGGTTTGCGAGATTGTTTAATCCACCGCGCTATGCTAAGGTAATGGGTAATGAAATGGACTACTTGTATTTTCAAGAGTTTATTGCCAATAACGATTCTGATATTCGAATTGTTGTTATTGATGGAAAAGCATTTGGAATTAAAAGAATGAATAGAGAGAATGATTTCAGAGCTTCTGGTAGTGGATTTATTTTATATGATAAACAATCAATAGACGAATGTTTCGTGAAAGCTGCTTTTGAAGCCAATAGAAAACTAAATGCCCAATGCATTGCCTATGATTTTGTATTAGATAATGAAAACAAACCGCTGTTGATTGAGATAAGTTATGGCTTTGCCAATGGTGGTTATGATGCTTGTGTTGGCTATTGGGATGAACAATTAAATTGGTATGAAGGATCATTTAATCCCTACGGATGGATGATTGATTTGATGCTTAAATAG
- the asnB gene encoding asparagine synthase (glutamine-hydrolyzing) has protein sequence MCGFTGYYYFNDQKDSNNQIIRQMLSIQKHRGPDDSGIVAINTVEKSFENVSIAEEVNFKKPSDLIFGFNRLSILDLSPMGHQPMVSPNEKVILMMNGEIYNAFDFKPELEQKGYKFKSTSDTEVILHLYTEYGMKKMISMLNGMFAMAIYDLELDTLFLARDRFGIKPLYLLQEKGRLAFASEMKSFKALANFKFEPDFSKLDEFLLFRNVINDTLFKNITNCIPGTYLSIKSGKIQSHTYYELDKEGTNTIPSNQAQYQLENALQKSVDSQMISDVKLGCQLSGGVDSSLVSYYAAESLKEGNLETISIIFKDPRFSEEKFIDKVAQQLDLKAHKFEMDAQYYFEVLEKAIWHFEQPMNHPNTIGIYLLSQEAKKHVTVLLSGEGADECLAGYSRFVRALQFPYFKRQFLGGLKRNINFAFEYLNYFFNANKRMVMETAFGSLATAHALKSNFKLDNAITERVQLLKKLKGNTSLKQRKYELLTYLPDLLMRQDKMSMAHSIENRVPFLDNNMVTTSLNISGDLLTGKHNGKEESKILLKDICATKFGEDFAYRDKMGFGIPLREFFSSTVFKEKWNTQIAPKIKNRGLFEVKELNSWMQNIDHASSDQMDAIWLMLGFELWAQHYLD, from the coding sequence ATGTGCGGATTTACAGGATATTATTATTTTAATGACCAAAAAGATTCGAATAATCAAATTATTCGTCAAATGCTCTCAATTCAAAAGCATCGTGGACCTGATGATTCAGGTATTGTAGCGATTAATACAGTAGAGAAGTCTTTTGAAAATGTTTCTATTGCAGAAGAAGTGAATTTTAAAAAACCAAGTGATCTAATCTTTGGTTTTAACCGTTTAAGCATATTAGATCTTTCTCCAATGGGACACCAACCAATGGTTAGCCCAAATGAAAAAGTGATTCTAATGATGAACGGAGAGATTTACAATGCTTTTGATTTTAAACCCGAGTTAGAGCAAAAAGGATATAAGTTTAAAAGCACCTCTGATACTGAAGTTATTCTGCATTTGTACACTGAATACGGCATGAAAAAAATGATTTCAATGCTCAACGGAATGTTTGCTATGGCAATTTATGACTTGGAATTAGACACCTTATTTCTGGCTCGAGATCGATTTGGAATTAAACCGTTATACCTTTTACAAGAAAAGGGAAGATTAGCTTTTGCATCAGAAATGAAAAGTTTTAAAGCATTGGCAAACTTTAAATTCGAACCCGATTTCAGTAAATTAGATGAGTTTTTATTGTTCAGAAATGTTATCAATGATACTTTGTTTAAAAACATTACCAATTGTATTCCGGGTACTTATTTAAGTATTAAAAGTGGAAAAATTCAATCGCATACCTATTATGAATTAGACAAAGAAGGGACTAATACTATTCCAAGTAATCAAGCACAGTATCAATTAGAGAATGCACTTCAGAAAAGTGTCGATTCCCAAATGATAAGCGATGTGAAACTAGGTTGCCAGCTTTCCGGTGGTGTCGATTCCTCTTTAGTAAGTTATTATGCCGCCGAGTCCTTGAAAGAAGGGAATCTTGAGACCATTTCCATTATTTTTAAAGACCCCCGTTTTTCGGAAGAAAAATTTATTGATAAAGTTGCTCAGCAATTAGATCTAAAGGCTCATAAATTTGAAATGGATGCTCAATACTATTTTGAGGTGTTGGAGAAAGCAATTTGGCATTTTGAACAGCCCATGAATCATCCTAATACCATTGGAATTTATTTATTAAGTCAAGAAGCCAAAAAACATGTTACGGTTTTGTTGAGTGGAGAAGGAGCAGATGAATGTCTCGCGGGTTATAGCCGATTTGTTAGAGCGCTTCAGTTCCCTTATTTTAAAAGACAATTTTTAGGTGGTTTGAAAAGAAATATCAATTTTGCTTTTGAATATTTGAACTATTTTTTCAATGCCAATAAAAGAATGGTTATGGAAACTGCCTTTGGAAGTTTGGCCACAGCTCATGCGTTGAAGTCTAATTTCAAACTTGACAATGCCATAACTGAAAGAGTACAACTTCTAAAGAAATTAAAAGGGAATACCAGTCTTAAGCAAAGAAAATACGAATTGCTAACTTATTTGCCTGATTTGTTAATGCGTCAAGATAAAATGTCGATGGCTCATTCTATTGAAAACAGGGTGCCTTTTTTAGATAATAATATGGTTACTACCTCTTTAAATATTTCAGGTGATTTATTGACAGGAAAACATAACGGAAAAGAGGAAAGTAAAATTTTACTCAAAGATATTTGTGCTACCAAATTTGGTGAAGACTTTGCTTACAGAGATAAAATGGGATTCGGAATTCCGTTAAGAGAATTTTTTTCATCTACCGTTTTCAAAGAAAAATGGAATACACAAATTGCGCCTAAAATAAAAAATAGAGGTCTATTTGAAGTAAAGGAATTAAATTCTTGGATGCAAAATATTGATCATGCCTCATCAGATCAAATGGATGCTATCTGGTTGATGTTAGGTTTTGAATTATGGGCACAACACTATTTAGATTAA
- a CDS encoding acyltransferase, with the protein MRLKHFTELDGVRAIAALMVMVFHFCNNIQTTSPILILIKKFAFIGQTGVSLFFVLSGFLITRILLNSKKSDHFFLNFYIRRALRIFPLYYLFLIIFYFLLPALDGSEIVPFGQQIYFWVYLQNIAMTFRWDPIGPQHFWSLAVEEHFYFFWPFLIYYLNTKRIKIAIWMIILIAFVVRVLMVTNHIEVFYFTISRMDELAVGALLALWELKGKLQESESKKFIALFGLILIPTFILWYFTSGMKIDFIQMVKFILLAFCYFCFIGYAITCKANHWMKKMLQQRFLLYSGKISYGLYVYHPLCFMIVNKYFKSNSIIIDFLTSFIFCYCIASLSYYLFESLFLSFKKKFSYNA; encoded by the coding sequence ATGAGACTAAAACATTTTACAGAATTAGACGGTGTAAGAGCGATTGCTGCTTTGATGGTTATGGTTTTTCATTTTTGTAATAACATACAAACGACTAGTCCAATTTTAATTTTAATAAAAAAGTTTGCCTTTATTGGACAAACAGGGGTGTCACTATTTTTTGTTTTATCAGGTTTTTTAATTACAAGAATCCTATTAAATTCAAAAAAATCGGACCACTTTTTCTTGAATTTTTATATTCGAAGAGCGTTGCGAATTTTTCCTTTGTATTATCTATTTCTCATTATTTTTTATTTCCTTTTGCCAGCTCTAGACGGATCCGAAATTGTTCCTTTTGGACAGCAGATTTATTTTTGGGTCTATTTGCAAAACATTGCCATGACATTCAGATGGGACCCAATAGGGCCACAGCACTTTTGGTCTTTGGCAGTTGAAGAACATTTTTATTTTTTCTGGCCTTTTTTAATTTATTATTTAAATACTAAAAGAATTAAAATAGCTATTTGGATGATTATTTTAATTGCTTTTGTTGTCAGAGTTCTTATGGTTACTAACCACATCGAAGTTTTTTATTTTACTATTTCAAGGATGGATGAATTAGCGGTGGGTGCTTTACTTGCTCTTTGGGAGCTAAAGGGTAAATTACAAGAATCCGAATCTAAAAAATTTATTGCACTATTTGGACTAATATTAATTCCAACCTTCATTTTATGGTATTTTACTTCAGGAATGAAAATAGATTTTATTCAAATGGTTAAATTTATCTTATTAGCATTTTGTTACTTCTGTTTCATTGGATATGCCATCACTTGCAAAGCAAATCATTGGATGAAAAAGATGTTGCAACAACGATTTCTACTTTATTCAGGTAAGATTAGTTATGGTTTATATGTCTATCATCCTTTATGTTTTATGATAGTGAACAAGTATTTCAAAAGCAATTCTATTATAATTGACTTTTTAACTAGTTTTATTTTTTGCTATTGCATTGCAAGTCTAAGTTATTATTTGTTTGAATCTTTATTCTTGTCATTTAAGAAAAAATTTAGTTATAACGCTTAA
- a CDS encoding glycosyltransferase, translating into MAKKKIVIVLPKLTPGGTERTAVVLANYMVDKDIDVTVLVMFKRDKFYELHPNVKLVEPANFRDKYGKILSFPILLWYLRKNIKNEKPDTIFCLGYILLGMITSLGLKSKVIISGRSSPDRLRFPGNKLFNAFYNLCYSILKFRINGIIAQTNYAKEVYQKKYSCPIVVIPNFLREIKEYNHERKNQIITLGRCSYEKAQHFLLEAFSKVNAPNWELAIVGDGPLIEDLKSQANELNIAEKVEFCGFQKDVDFYLSQAKIFGFTSIIEGYPNALIEGMANGLAPVSFDCVAGPSDIIKEGENGFLIPVGNATLLAEKLQLLIDNPKVLNEIENNASKIKQTNDLKIIAELYKDFLIKQ; encoded by the coding sequence ATGGCGAAAAAGAAAATAGTCATAGTATTGCCCAAACTAACTCCAGGTGGAACAGAAAGAACCGCTGTAGTTTTGGCAAATTATATGGTCGATAAAGATATTGATGTTACTGTTTTGGTAATGTTCAAAAGAGACAAATTCTATGAACTTCATCCAAATGTAAAACTTGTTGAGCCAGCAAATTTTCGTGATAAATATGGCAAAATTTTATCATTTCCGATTTTACTTTGGTACTTGAGAAAAAACATCAAAAATGAAAAACCAGACACCATTTTTTGTCTTGGTTATATTCTCCTAGGAATGATCACTTCACTCGGATTAAAATCAAAAGTCATTATTTCTGGAAGAAGTAGCCCAGACAGACTAAGATTTCCTGGAAATAAATTGTTTAATGCATTTTATAACCTTTGTTATTCGATTTTGAAATTCAGAATCAACGGAATTATTGCACAAACGAATTATGCCAAAGAAGTTTATCAAAAAAAATACAGTTGCCCAATTGTTGTTATTCCCAATTTTCTAAGAGAAATCAAAGAATATAATCACGAGCGGAAAAATCAAATCATCACATTAGGAAGATGTTCTTATGAGAAAGCACAGCATTTTTTACTAGAAGCTTTTTCAAAAGTTAATGCACCTAACTGGGAATTAGCCATTGTTGGAGACGGACCCTTAATAGAAGATTTAAAAAGTCAGGCAAATGAATTGAATATTGCAGAAAAAGTCGAATTTTGCGGTTTTCAAAAAGATGTTGATTTTTATCTGTCGCAGGCCAAAATTTTCGGATTCACTTCAATAATAGAAGGCTATCCAAATGCGCTAATTGAAGGTATGGCAAACGGTTTGGCTCCAGTTAGTTTTGATTGTGTTGCTGGACCTTCAGATATTATTAAAGAAGGTGAAAACGGATTTTTAATTCCAGTTGGGAATGCTACTCTATTAGCCGAGAAGCTACAGTTATTAATTGATAATCCAAAGGTGTTGAACGAAATTGAAAACAATGCTTCAAAAATTAAACAAACCAACGATTTGAAAATTATTGCAGAATTGTACAAGGATTTTTTAATAAAACAATAA
- a CDS encoding glycosyltransferase family 4 protein: MIIERIRLGILFNFNVKWTGGIIYNLNIIKTLNFLDDKHKPHVLVFYNPTLKKYIDEIDYPYLQLVPYYFPSIYKGYIDSFLKNKNTFVHDLVVNHKLDAIFPMHDYPVKSKLDAKLVSWYADLQHMYYPQFFTKRKVIERNARIKLILKNSKDLVVSSQAVKDDFLKFFKVPKNLNIHIYHFVSIIEGLPDMTFDEIRAKYDLPEHFYMISNQFHKHKNHKVVFEAVAELKKKGIEVSIGITGRFPDEPDSPYMQELHDIINKNDLKKSIKFLGLIPRGDQLLLMKYCKAILQPSLFEGWSTVIEDAKSLQVPVIAANLNVNIEQLEETGTYFEPHNVEQLVSIMEKYPNRDYTKPLYDSYDSRMKAAANELLSVFK; encoded by the coding sequence ATGATTATTGAGAGAATTAGGCTAGGAATTCTTTTTAATTTCAATGTTAAATGGACAGGTGGAATTATTTATAATCTTAACATAATAAAAACCCTTAATTTTTTAGATGATAAGCATAAACCTCATGTATTGGTATTTTATAATCCAACCTTAAAAAAATACATAGACGAAATTGATTATCCTTACCTTCAATTGGTGCCGTATTATTTTCCTTCGATATATAAAGGTTACATCGATTCTTTTCTGAAAAACAAAAATACGTTTGTACATGATTTGGTTGTCAATCATAAGCTAGATGCAATTTTTCCAATGCATGATTATCCAGTGAAAAGTAAATTAGACGCCAAATTAGTTTCCTGGTATGCCGATTTACAGCACATGTATTACCCGCAGTTCTTTACCAAACGAAAAGTAATCGAGCGTAACGCCCGAATTAAATTGATACTTAAAAATTCTAAAGATTTAGTGGTTTCCAGTCAGGCGGTAAAAGATGATTTCTTGAAATTTTTCAAAGTTCCAAAAAACCTAAATATCCATATTTATCATTTCGTTTCCATCATTGAAGGTTTGCCCGATATGACATTTGATGAAATTCGAGCGAAGTATGATTTGCCTGAACATTTCTATATGATTTCTAACCAGTTTCACAAACACAAAAATCATAAAGTAGTATTTGAGGCTGTCGCCGAATTAAAGAAAAAAGGTATCGAAGTTAGTATCGGAATCACAGGACGTTTTCCGGACGAACCGGATTCGCCTTACATGCAGGAATTGCACGATATCATCAATAAAAATGATTTGAAAAAATCGATTAAATTTTTAGGATTGATTCCGCGTGGCGACCAATTATTATTAATGAAATATTGTAAAGCCATCTTACAACCCAGTTTATTTGAAGGCTGGAGTACCGTTATCGAAGATGCAAAATCCCTTCAAGTTCCAGTAATTGCTGCTAATCTAAACGTAAACATTGAACAGCTTGAAGAAACTGGGACTTATTTTGAACCTCACAACGTGGAGCAATTAGTTTCGATTATGGAAAAATATCCCAATAGAGATTACACCAAACCATTATACGATTCGTATGATAGCCGCATGAAAGCTGCTGCCAACGAATTATTATCTGTTTTTAAATAA
- a CDS encoding CapA family protein, which translates to MIKIGFTGDFCPWLRVENEFKANNWQPLFQEVKTFFDQNDLNVLDLECPLTNAVDGINKTGPHIKAHPETATILNHLNCEVVATANNHFKDYGWKGMQETYETLTKNKISWLGSGANFEEASKTFYWKKDDCTIAFINITENEWTTTHDSNPGCHPIDLANVFNQIQTAKKCADFVIVIAHGGHEHYELPSPRMKKWYRFFVDAGANAVVAHHTHIISGYEVHHDSPIFYSLGNFCFDWEGLRNKPWNKGMILRLAFEKNKPITFEMEFVSQNNDAVGLTLLKDEDKKTMMTHLDKLNVIIADDAKLEAEFQKYAETWKAVMNTWIQPYKGKIMSSLYKRGLLPSIITKKKKLLYTNLIQCEAHRDILLQSINPNK; encoded by the coding sequence ATGATTAAAATAGGTTTTACTGGCGATTTTTGCCCATGGCTTCGCGTTGAAAATGAATTTAAAGCGAACAATTGGCAACCTCTATTTCAAGAAGTCAAAACTTTTTTTGACCAAAACGATTTAAATGTTCTTGATTTAGAATGCCCTTTAACTAATGCTGTTGATGGAATTAACAAAACAGGACCACATATTAAAGCTCATCCAGAAACGGCAACTATTTTAAATCATTTGAATTGTGAAGTAGTAGCCACTGCCAATAATCATTTTAAAGATTATGGTTGGAAAGGAATGCAAGAAACCTATGAAACTTTGACTAAAAATAAAATTTCTTGGTTAGGTAGCGGTGCTAATTTTGAAGAAGCTTCTAAAACTTTTTATTGGAAAAAAGACGATTGCACTATAGCTTTTATAAACATTACCGAAAACGAATGGACCACAACTCATGACTCCAATCCAGGTTGTCATCCTATTGATTTAGCAAATGTTTTTAATCAGATACAAACTGCTAAAAAATGTGCTGATTTTGTTATTGTCATTGCTCATGGTGGTCACGAGCATTATGAATTGCCAAGTCCAAGAATGAAAAAATGGTATCGCTTTTTTGTTGATGCTGGAGCCAATGCTGTTGTAGCCCATCATACCCATATTATTTCTGGTTACGAGGTGCATCATGATTCTCCAATTTTTTACAGTCTTGGAAATTTTTGTTTCGATTGGGAAGGACTAAGGAATAAACCTTGGAACAAAGGAATGATACTTCGCTTAGCATTCGAAAAAAACAAGCCTATAACTTTTGAAATGGAATTTGTTTCCCAAAATAACGATGCTGTTGGTCTTACTTTATTAAAAGATGAAGATAAAAAAACCATGATGACCCACCTAGATAAATTGAATGTTATCATTGCCGATGATGCAAAGTTGGAAGCTGAATTTCAAAAGTATGCAGAAACTTGGAAAGCGGTTATGAACACTTGGATTCAGCCTTATAAAGGAAAAATTATGTCCAGCCTTTACAAACGTGGCCTTTTGCCATCAATTATTACTAAAAAAAAGAAACTGCTTTACACTAATTTGATTCAATGTGAAGCGCACCGAGATATTCTTTTACAATCCATAAACCCTAATAAATAG
- a CDS encoding NAD-dependent epimerase/dehydratase family protein has protein sequence MKILIIGSKGFIGGAAVGFFKQLNYEVFGCDVVTDYVDKKYIQIDVTNSDYNSIFKENKIDVCLNCSGAASVPLSIEFPLKDFNLNTVNVYKILEAIRMQQPKCKFVNLSSAAVYGNPTILPINESASLKPLSPYGIHKMQAEQICKEFYDYYKIKTCSLRIFSAYGNGLKKQLLWDLFKKFAFNDKVELFGTGNETRDFIHIDDVLHAIHLIIQKASFVGEEINLANGEEQSIGYIAELYKDILRSDKAIVFNQFSKPGDPLNWRADISKLLAMGYVPKKKLEDGVKEYIHWAKQLKTDY, from the coding sequence ATGAAAATTTTAATAATTGGCTCTAAAGGATTTATTGGTGGTGCAGCTGTTGGGTTTTTCAAACAGCTTAACTACGAAGTGTTTGGTTGTGATGTAGTGACTGATTATGTAGACAAAAAATATATTCAGATTGATGTGACAAATTCAGATTACAATAGCATTTTTAAAGAAAATAAAATAGATGTTTGTCTCAATTGTTCCGGTGCAGCGAGCGTTCCTTTATCCATTGAATTTCCATTGAAAGATTTTAACCTAAATACAGTTAATGTTTATAAAATATTGGAAGCCATCAGGATGCAACAACCTAAATGTAAGTTTGTAAATCTTTCTAGCGCTGCGGTTTATGGAAACCCGACTATTTTACCTATCAATGAAAGTGCATCATTAAAGCCATTGTCTCCTTATGGTATTCACAAGATGCAGGCCGAGCAGATATGTAAAGAATTTTATGATTATTATAAAATAAAAACATGTTCTTTAAGAATATTTTCTGCTTATGGAAATGGCTTAAAAAAACAATTGCTTTGGGATTTATTTAAAAAATTTGCTTTTAATGACAAAGTTGAATTGTTTGGAACTGGTAATGAAACCAGAGATTTTATTCATATTGATGATGTTTTACATGCAATTCACCTGATAATCCAAAAAGCTTCTTTTGTTGGTGAGGAAATTAATTTGGCAAATGGTGAAGAGCAATCAATAGGTTATATTGCTGAATTATACAAAGATATTTTAAGAAGTGATAAAGCAATAGTATTTAACCAATTTTCAAAACCAGGTGATCCTCTAAATTGGAGAGCCGATATTTCTAAACTTTTAGCAATGGGTTATGTCCCAAAGAAGAAGTTGGAGGATGGAGTTAAAGAATACATACATTGGGCGAAACAATTAAAAACTGATTATTAA
- a CDS encoding glycosyltransferase: MMKYAPIFVMVYDRLDSLKRCIESLQNCEESSESILYISSDAAYRSQDVEKIESVRKYIQTISGFKKVIPITPKENLGLNKAYHFAIDLIFKEHETYIFLEDDIIVAPDFLKFMNEGLEFYKNDAKIISISGFSHSVFFDVDSSLQSDVYYTNRWCPWGFASWKDKMTRMSTLSLEQLKQDLNTKSFVNKLDEIGIDLYTAFQRKLYKKEPLVLDYNFVHHMVKNDLYTVTPYKTKTFNIGNDGYGTRTKKNEKFTKFDTTALNQINPFQFSEFSKDKINNTFNFLCNNTRTSKLKRLLNSIGLLQFGYYLHEIKKKWRKRK; encoded by the coding sequence ATGATGAAGTACGCCCCAATTTTTGTAATGGTCTATGATCGATTAGATAGCTTAAAAAGATGTATTGAATCACTTCAAAATTGTGAAGAATCCTCGGAATCTATCCTTTACATATCTTCAGATGCTGCTTATAGAAGTCAGGATGTCGAAAAAATTGAATCCGTTAGAAAGTACATTCAAACAATTTCAGGTTTTAAAAAAGTGATTCCAATTACTCCTAAAGAAAATTTAGGATTAAATAAGGCATATCATTTTGCCATCGATTTGATTTTTAAAGAACATGAAACTTATATTTTTTTAGAAGATGATATTATTGTCGCTCCCGATTTTTTAAAATTCATGAATGAAGGATTAGAGTTCTATAAAAATGATGCTAAAATCATTTCTATTTCTGGGTTTTCACATTCCGTTTTTTTTGATGTTGATTCGAGTTTACAATCAGATGTTTATTATACAAATCGCTGGTGTCCCTGGGGATTTGCATCATGGAAAGATAAAATGACAAGGATGTCAACCCTTTCATTAGAACAATTAAAACAAGATTTGAATACTAAAAGTTTTGTAAATAAGTTGGACGAAATTGGAATCGATTTATACACGGCTTTTCAGAGAAAATTATACAAAAAAGAACCTTTGGTTTTAGATTATAATTTTGTTCATCACATGGTGAAAAATGATTTGTATACCGTTACTCCATACAAAACAAAAACGTTCAACATCGGTAACGATGGATATGGGACGCGAACTAAGAAAAATGAAAAGTTTACAAAGTTTGATACTACTGCTTTAAATCAGATTAATCCTTTTCAGTTTTCTGAGTTTTCAAAAGATAAAATAAACAACACGTTTAATTTTTTATGCAACAATACTAGAACTAGTAAGCTAAAACGTTTATTAAATTCGATTGGCTTATTACAGTTTGGGTATTATTTACATGAAATCAAGAAAAAATGGCGAAAAAGAAAATAG